Proteins encoded in a region of the Teredinibacter purpureus genome:
- a CDS encoding very short patch repair endonuclease, with product MSDIVSPEMRSRMMSGIKGKNTRPEMVVRKGLFRRGFRYRLHLKQLPGKPDLVLPRYHAVIFVHGCFWHRHNCRLFKWPKSNTEFWRDKITGNIQRDERHSRQLADAGWRILIVWECAIKGKKEQEVEKVLDNIEHWLLTDNNNGEISEGSVNGIGSGNL from the coding sequence ATGAGCGATATTGTTTCCCCTGAAATGCGCAGTCGAATGATGTCTGGCATTAAGGGGAAGAATACCAGGCCTGAAATGGTCGTACGAAAAGGACTTTTCAGGCGAGGTTTTCGCTATCGCCTGCATTTAAAGCAACTTCCTGGAAAACCTGATCTTGTTTTACCTCGCTATCATGCCGTTATTTTTGTGCATGGATGCTTCTGGCACAGGCATAATTGCAGGCTTTTCAAGTGGCCTAAAAGCAATACAGAGTTCTGGCGTGATAAGATTACGGGGAATATACAGCGTGATGAGCGTCATTCTCGGCAATTAGCAGATGCTGGCTGGCGTATATTGATCGTATGGGAATGCGCAATAAAAGGCAAAAAAGAACAGGAGGTCGAGAAAGTGCTTGATAATATCGAACACTGGTTGTTGACTGATAACAATAATGGTGAAATTTCGGAAGGTAGCGTTAATGGTATCGGATCAGGGAACTTATGA
- a CDS encoding MvaI/BcnI family restriction endonuclease has protein sequence MVSDQGTYDTPSAQGISLDNVTRIMQNLGVSDIYVKQLAPNDNSKNQPYLGGHLTDLPFIPTGEITASATDSKKNSKTRIKYQASLDLSWVDAEGTVYPAPHSKLIYYPQYPEVRFSGFLRGSKVDASKWMAPEKQGRSEGRWLILGVAKDEKIYAYLATPESTLSIELGKADYIEVSPKIWKLDVLHTAPKVSTRDALISKLMEIHQMGWIPSQKLTSDMIFEPYKAPNGGGYTLEAMLGVSPNGIAEPDYLGWEVKQFGVTKFPTTGSKPTTLMTPEPNGGYYTTAGAIEFVKAYGYPDKSGKEDRINFGGKHLVGQVQNLTNLRMELVGFDAETSSITDASGAIALLDNKGEVTASWSFAKIMDHWKRKHSQAVYIPCMRRTVAGVHQYHYGKDVELGTGTNFEMILSAMHLGTVYYDPGIKVEHASTEKPKIKRRSQFRVNHKHLDTLYKSYDFVDVAV, from the coding sequence ATGGTATCGGATCAGGGAACTTATGACACCCCATCAGCACAGGGAATTAGTCTGGATAATGTCACACGAATCATGCAGAATCTGGGCGTATCAGACATTTATGTAAAACAGCTTGCTCCGAATGACAACAGTAAAAACCAGCCCTATCTTGGTGGTCATTTAACGGATCTACCTTTTATCCCCACGGGTGAGATTACAGCATCCGCTACCGATTCAAAGAAAAATTCCAAAACCAGAATTAAATATCAGGCCTCCCTTGATTTGTCATGGGTTGATGCTGAAGGCACAGTCTACCCCGCCCCTCATTCCAAACTTATTTACTACCCTCAATACCCTGAAGTTCGTTTTTCAGGTTTTTTGCGTGGCTCAAAAGTTGATGCCAGTAAATGGATGGCTCCTGAAAAACAGGGGCGAAGTGAAGGCAGGTGGCTCATTCTCGGTGTAGCAAAAGATGAAAAAATATACGCCTATCTGGCAACGCCGGAAAGTACCCTTTCAATAGAGCTGGGCAAAGCAGATTATATAGAAGTCAGCCCGAAAATCTGGAAACTGGATGTACTGCATACAGCTCCGAAGGTATCTACCAGAGATGCGCTTATTAGCAAATTAATGGAAATTCACCAGATGGGCTGGATACCCAGCCAAAAGCTCACCTCGGATATGATTTTTGAACCCTATAAAGCACCTAATGGCGGTGGATATACGCTTGAGGCCATGTTGGGGGTTTCCCCTAACGGTATCGCCGAACCGGACTATCTGGGTTGGGAAGTGAAGCAATTTGGTGTTACAAAATTCCCGACGACAGGCTCAAAGCCCACAACACTGATGACCCCGGAACCTAATGGAGGTTATTACACAACGGCTGGCGCTATAGAATTTGTTAAAGCCTATGGCTATCCCGATAAGAGCGGTAAGGAAGATCGTATTAATTTTGGTGGCAAGCATCTTGTAGGGCAAGTACAGAATCTGACTAACTTGAGGATGGAGCTTGTCGGTTTTGATGCAGAAACGTCTTCTATCACGGATGCTTCCGGTGCAATTGCCTTACTGGATAACAAAGGAGAAGTAACAGCGAGCTGGAGCTTTGCCAAGATTATGGATCACTGGAAACGTAAACACTCACAAGCTGTTTATATTCCATGCATGAGGCGCACAGTAGCCGGGGTTCACCAATATCACTACGGCAAGGATGTGGAGCTGGGAACAGGGACTAATTTTGAAATGATTTTATCTGCCATGCATTTGGGAACTGTTTATTATGACCCTGGCATTAAAGTTGAACATGCTTCGACGGAAAAACCCAAAATAAAACGCCGCAGTCAATTCAGGGTAAACCACAAACACCTTGATACATTGTATAAGTCATATGATTTTGTAGACGTAGCCGTATAG